The genomic segment ACCGCCGTGGCGGGTCGTATTCGGCGATGACGCGCCGTCCATCCAGAAGGAGCTCGATGGCCTCTTCGCCGCCAATCCCGGAGAGCGCGTCGTGGAACTCCACCCTCAGGGTGGGCCGGTCGGTCGCCAACGTTGCACCGACCGCAGGCTGCAGCGAGGCTATGACCGGCGGCACTGAGTCGCGCACCACCGCAAAGGTCCCCAGGCGGTTGATGGTGCACCTCACCTGCTTACCTTGCGGCTCGCCCTGCCTTCCCACATAGGCCAGCGCGCCCTTTGGGCTCACTGAGTAAATGGCCAGCTGCTCAGGGCGTGGCTCCGGCTCTGTCAGAGAAATGGTCAGGCGAGCAGTACCCTTGAGTGGCACATCGTTCGGTTCAAAACGGTAAGCTTTTCCCACAACCGGTGCACGCCTGGTGGGCGTCAGAGGGACCTCAGCCACCCGCGCATAGAGCGGCCGATAGACCGCTCCACCCTCAAAGCGCACCTCGCTCAGGCCATCGGCGGAGCGCACCACACCCCCTCGCTCCGGGGTGATGGGAAAAAGCTGCAAAGAGGAAATCCCCAACAATGTGTCGCCCTTGGCGTCGGCGGCAACGGCCTCGACGTGGAGAGACTTCTTGAGCCCCACATCCAGCGGAAGCCCTGCCACGTATGTTCCCAGGCCAATGTCCCATGAACTGAGCTCCGAGTACTTTTCGCTGCCGTGCCAGGCAACCACTCGAGGCGGGTCAATGAGCCGGCGGGGGGCCCGGATGCAAAGCCGCACATAGTCGTCGTAGAAGTCGTGGTCGATGACCAGTTCTTGTCGCCCGGCGCGGCCTGCCCTGTGGCGGAGACCCAAGGACTGTGGCTCAGTCTCCATCGAGTCGACCTGCATGGCGAAAGTCACAAAGGGCAGAGAGGTATCTCCTGGCTCTGGTCCCTCAAACTGCACTTCACCCAGGTCTGCCTCCGCCACCAAGGCCTCTTTGCTCGCGGGAGCAGCCGCCAGAACCGGAACCGGACCGCCGGGTGCAGTAACAAGGAGCGAGAACGACAGTGTAGCCACGTTTCCGGCATAGTCGCTCGCCTCGATGGTCACCCGATGCGAACCCACAGCAAGACAAAGGTCGGATGGGTCCTCGCTCACCCCGGCAAGCAGAATGCCCGAGGACCGAAATCGCGAGCGATAGAAGCGGAGTGAATTGTTGGGATCGCGGAACAGGCGCTGAAAATCACCGTGGCCGCGCGCCTCGAGGCGAAACTCCCGGTCCAAAAGCATCTGCCTGTTCTGCTCGTAGCAGAAGCGCTGGTATTCGCTACGGAAAGCCTCTTTTCCATCAACGAGCAAGCGCAGCGCATAGACGGCAAAACGATTCTCGGCGCCGTCGGCCTGATCGTAGCACGACACCGCAATGCCGACCCGACCCCACACCTGCACGCTCTCCTCGAGCACAAATCGATGACCGTTCAACACCTTTGCGGGACGGATCAACGGGGCGAGGTCATTTTGCACCCGACTATTGACGTCCATGGGGACAAAGGCTACGCGACGAATGACGGGGGGCCTCGTATCCTGCACCTGGAAGCCGAAGAGCAGGGGGTTCACTGGGCAGTTGTAGCGGTCGCGTAGTTCAAAATGGAGGTGCGGCGCCTTGGCTCCACTCTGACCGGTGTAGGCGATCACCTGCCCCTGCTGGACTGGGAATTCTGATGGTCGAAAATAGAGGTCCACGCTGAACCGGCCCCTCTTCTCCTGTTCAGCATAAACCCGTTCTTCGATGCTGTCCATGAACCTCTGCAGATGGGCGTAGACCGCAGTCTCTCCCGTATCAAGAACAAGATAGAGCACCCTGCCGTATCCGAATGGCGACACGTGCACGCGGGACACGTATCCGGGGCGCACGGCAAAGACCTTGTAGCCGACGGCCCCGCCAGTCTTGATGTCTATCCCCGCGTGGAAACGTCCGGGCCGATATTCGCAAAATGACGAAGAGAGCAGCCTGCTGGCGTCCGTGGGCCAGTGAAGTGACTGCCCGACGACCACACTCCACACCGCCAGATTTGCCAATAGCGCGAAAAGGGTCCTCTTCATCCGCCTCACCACCTTGTGCTACTCCTTGGTTGTCCTTTCATAATGAGCTCGAGCGTCTAGAGCACGACTCTCCAAATTGCCCGAATCTTCCTCTTGCCGCCCACTCGCCTTGTTCAGAACTTCTGCAAGCTGACCCGTGAGGTACCTGCGCTCGAACCGCTGCAGCCTGAGCATGTCCACACGGTGCGTGCGAGCTGGACGCGTGAGCACTTCCATGAGCCCCTGCTCAATAGATGCCACGCTATTGTCGGTGAGCACCGCTCCCGGGGCGTAGCCTCGCAAGAGGTCCGCCGTCTCTCCAGGAGGCACAATAGCCAGGATTGGCTTGCCGGCGCGCAGGTACTCAAAAACTTTGCCCGGCACGACATCGCGTGAGGTGGTGCCGGTGAGAAGCAACACAAGCAGGTCGGCTTCTTGAAGAAAGCGCACGGCTTTGTCGTGTTCCACGTAACCGGTGCAATCCACCAGCCTATCAAGTCCCAGGCGCGCTACCAACCCCGGCAAGTCCAGGCCAATGCTCTCGCCGACAAACGTCACGCGCAAAATGCGGCGAAACTCGGGCCGCCGGCTCACCAGGGAAGCACAAGCCTTCAGGAGGTTAGAAGGGTCAGCCAGGCGGCTTATGCTGCCGCAGTAGACGATATTGCGTGTTGAACTCCTCCGGGGCGGTACCGGCCGGAAATCTTGCTCGTCGTAACCGTTCGGGATGATGGCGACGGGAAGACTCTCCCGACCCGACTTGTCGCGCAGGCTTAGCGAGAGTTCGCGCGACACGCAGACGACGGCGTCGACGCACCGCAGAACAAGCCTCTCCAGGGCTCTGTTCAGAACCGCGTGCAGGCGAGTTGGCGAGAGATCAAGGTGGCCTCCGGTCCACTGGTCGCGAAAGTCCGCCACCCAACGGCAGCCAAGTCCCCAACGCAACACCAACCCTACCAGATGCGCCGACACGGGCGGCGAGGTGGTCACCACCACAGAGATCCTCCCCGTCTTGGCCGCCCTTATGGCACGGCACATGGCGAAGGGTAGCCACAACACCTTGCCATCCGGAACGAAAACCCACTTCGACAGAGTCTCATAGGCCTTCCACAACGAACCGAGCCCTCGAGACGCATTCGTGTCGCCCTCTGCCTCATTACCCCCGCGCACTATCGCCAGCAGGCGCTGCGGGTCCAGGGAACCCGTACGGTGGATGCGCCTCCCTTCCACTTCCCGTGCCAGCGCCTCGTCCCTGGCAAAGTAAGCGACGTCCTTCACCGTGACCACAACCGGTTCCCAGCCAAACTCGGGCAAGTACTTGACGAACTTGGCGGCCCGCTGGACCCCTCCCATGCCCAACGGCGGGAAGTAGTAGGCAACGAAGAGGACTCTTTTGGACATGTTAGCCATGATACCTGCGCAGTCGCGCTTTCTCCACCACCTTGGTTGCAGCCCAACGCGTCGTGCTCACCGGACTCGTCAGGTAGCCTCGCCAGCGTCCCTCCCAGTGGGCAAACACATCGTCGCCCGTGAGCCTGTGGAGCACGTTCATAAGCCGTACGTGGATGCGCTGGTATGCACGGGAGGCCAGTCGCCGAGTAGGGTGCAGGTCATACAGCGTCCACCAGCCCACATCATAGAGCCTGAGATTGTCCTTCAGCCCCCGGACTGCTCTGTCGAAAAGCGCGCCTGAGCCCTGTTCTCCTGTCACCTTCCAGAAGTCGTATACGCCCAGGAGGGCAAAAACATGGCCGTTCAACACATGAGGAGGTGGAACCGTGGGAAACTCCTCGAACACTGGGGTCCCATCTGGAAATGAAGAGACCACTCCCCCTTTCTCCAGCGACAGCGAGAACGCCCACATCGCCCGCCGGGCAACCTGGAGGTATTCATCCTGTCCATCCAGGAGCCAAAGGCGAAGCAACAGGGAGATGGCCTCCCCCTGCGCCATGGCGGAGATCCACGGGGCCTTCGGGCCATAGAACGGGAGATCGAAGCGATAGATCCACGCACCTACTTGCCGATATTCCTCGCAATGTTCCACCAGCCAGCGCCCTGCTCCGCGTGCGCGGGCCAGTACCTCTTCCTCGCCAGACGATGCCCACGCCGTCAGCTGAGCCAAGCCGTACTGCGCCACGGTAATGGCGTTGTACTGCCAGCCGATCTCGCGACCGTAGTAGACCTGGGGGATGCCGTTCACATCGAAACGGTACTCGCGAAAGTCTTCTACGCCTGTGAAGTCAAAATGGTAGGCGATGGGTATTGGTCTTTCCTGCTCGCTCATTCGAATACCCCTGGGCAGCGGCAACAGGCCACAATATGGCAGCGGGGAGTCATTGCCACTCCCCGCCTGCACTGACGAGCTATGTCCGGCGCACGCATCCCTGCCAGGGCAACGCACCACTGGCAGCCAAAGGGTGCGTTTAGGCCACTTCTACGCGACTCTGGTCACCGATCATGAAACGGTGCGTCTTCGGGATGCCGTTGGCGCGCACCACCTCCGCATGGTAGCCCAGCAGACTGCTCTCGATGCGGATGCCAACGTCCAGAATGCGACAGTGCGACATCACAATGCTGAACTCCACCTCGCTGTTGCGGATAAAACAGTCGTCCTGGATGGAGGTGTAAGGGCCGATGTAGCTGTTTTCGATGACGGTGCGCTTGCCTATGATGGCCGGGCCGCGAATATGGCTGCCAATAATGCGCGCACCCTCCTCGATGGTCACCGCCCCGGCCACGTACGAGGCTTCATCAATGCTCCCATCGATGTGCGGCTGCAGATGCTCCAACACCAGCCGATTCGCCTCCAAGATGTCCTGCGGCTTGCCCGTGTCCTTCCACCAACCTGTGATTTCGGAGTAAGTGACCTTGTATCCCCTTTCGAGCAGATATTGGTGAGCATCGGATATCTCCAGCTCGCCTCTGGCGCTGGGCTGAATGTTGTTAACTGCCTCGAAGATGCAGCTGTCGTAGATGTAGATGCCGGCAACCGCGTATTGACTCTTGGGAACCTTGGGCTTTTCTTCGATGCGTACGATCCTACCGTCCTTGATCTCGGGAACGCCGAATCTCTCGGGATCCTTCACCTTGGCCAGGGTCAGGTGGCAATTGGATTTCTGGCGCTCAAATTCCTCAATGAAGCGCTTTATGCCGCCGACGACCATGTTGTCACCGAGATAGAAAACGAAGGGCTCCTCGCCAATAAAGTCTTGAGAAATCTTCACCACGTGCGCCAGGCCGAGAGGGGCCTCTTGGGGAATGTAAGTCACATTGATCCCCCAGCGGGAGCCGTCTCCCACGGCCTCGCGGACCTCCAGTCCCTCGGCGTTGGTCACGATACCCACCTCTTTAATACCCGCCTCCGCCACAAAATCCAATGCGTTGAACAGAATCGGCTTGTTAGCGATGGGCAACAGATGCTTGTTTTGCGTGTGCGTCAGAGGCCGCAACCGTGTCCCTTTGCCCCCGCTGGTGATGAGAGCTTTCATTCCCTTCTCCCTGCGACTGAATTCTACCAGCCTTGACTTTCTAATCGTGATGGAGCTTTCCTTCGCGGAGGGCCACCCACCCGCTGGGCCATCTCGCTCGGGGTGGCGTAGACCACGTGCACTGAAAGCTTGTCAGCACTGTGGCTGCCCGACCAGGGCTTACCCGCGAGAGCATGAAATGCAACGACGCGCGTGACTCCCTCCCCTCCTCGCTGTTCATGGAAGCAAAGGCCGATTCAGCCCAAAGAATGGCCTCGACCACGCATGCAGCCAGTTGCGTCCACCGCCACACGACGAGACCCTGGCGCTCAGGCCGCCACTTTGCGTCGACGCGCTTCTGGGACCTACGAGCCGCTTCTCTCACTTGCAAGGGCCGCGTCGATAGCGTTATTCGCCAGGACATCCGCCTTCTTGTTCGCCTCGCGAGGCACCTCCTCAATGGCAAATCGCTCAAACTGGGCCACAAGAGCGCTGACACGTTGGTGGAGAGGCACCAGGTTGCCATTCTTGACACGGAATTGGCCGTTGAGCTGCCTGGCCATCAGCGCGCTGTCGGTGCGCACTCGAACGGCGCGTGCGCCCATCTCCAAGGCCTTTTGCAACGCCAGTTCCAGTGCTTTGTACTCGGCAACGTTGTTCGTGCATTCGCCCAGGTAGGCACTGACCTGGGCAACCACCTTGCCAATGGCGTCCATGAGCACCGCCCCAGCTCCTGCCGGACCCGGGTTGCCGCGTGCTGCGCCGTCCACGTAGATGAGCAGTTCTTCGGTGTTTACCTGTCCGAGAAGCCCCTCGAGCTTGTCCAGCAGGGCGTGGATCCTTCCGCTATCCACTTCCAGGCGCTGCGCCAGTTCGTCCACTGGCAGAGTAGCCCGCAACGCTGCAAAGAGCTGGCGGTCGGTCAGACTGCGACTCACTCTTCACCCTTGCCTACTTCGGCCTTATTACGCACCATCAATGCGGCAACACACCGGATGAGAATCAGGCAAAAGATCGCAATCAGGACAATGTCGCGCTTGTCGAGAAGGAAGAGCACATAGAGCAAACCAAGGATCGAGGAGGCGAGGATCGGCAGAGCCTCCACCGTCTTTGCACCAGCCATTAAGCAGTCCTCCGGCATTAAGACACAGCTTGCCTCCGCGCCTCCCCGCATCAGAACAGGGCCATCATGGCCCTGGGTACTGCGTATGCCACAACGAAAAGCACATAGAGCACCACCATGCCACTCACGGAGAAGGTGAGCACCTGTTCATCTGGACAGCGCACCAGCATCGGGATACCCACGTAGAGCAAGTAGAGCGAGTACAAGGCCAGCAAGAAGGTGAGACCCGAGAGCCAAGGGATGACAAGGAAGACGCCACCCACAAACGCGGGGGTCAGAGAGAAGGCGACGAGTTTCAGAAAATCGATTCGTTCGCCTTGCACCTCAAATCGGCGGGCCATCGCCTCGATAGCCCTCGCGCCCAGCCGAGCCAGTGCCAGGCAAAGGACGAAGTAGACCGCCGTGCTCAGGAAGTGGACCCACACTCTTCCTCTGCTGAAAAAAAAGCGAAGATAGAAGGCCGCCGCCGGGACAATCGCCAGCACCGCCACATACTGACTGAGGATCTGGCTCGTCGTCAACTCCTCAGACTTGATTCGCTCCCATGTGCTACGCGGTTCGAGAAGAATGGCTTTGGCTCTGCCTATCACCCACTGCATGGCACGCTCCTATGCTCTCTGGCCATCCTGCTGCCACTCGCAATTCATGTGCTCACCCAAACGTTCTCTCTGCCGAGAATCTTGCGGAGGGTCTCCAGGAGTTCCACCTTAGGGCTCACACTCACCTTCCGTGCGCGCAATACCAGGCCATTGCCGTTCTGCGTGCGCAGGCCGATGAACACCGGGCAGTCGCCCTGATACCGCTCCAATACCGCGCTGACCTGCTCCGCCGTCGCCTCATTCAACGCACTGGGCGTCAGCCGCAGGCATAACCTGCGCCCAAAACGCTCCGCGACGTCCGCAAGAGGGATAATCTCATCACAGATGATCTTTGCCCCTTTCTCCAGGCGGTTGGAAACCCTGCCGACCACCATGATCATCGCGCCAACATGAATGAACTCCCTGAAACGCTCATAGGCACTGGAAAACATGAGGCACTCGCCGGTTCCAGTAAGATCCTCCATCGTGAAAAAGCCTGTCATACCACCCTTCTGATCAGGCCGAGCAGAGAATTGGGTCACCACCCCGCAGACCCGCACTTCGGTGTTGTCCTGCGCCTCCTCGAAGCCGTCGAGAGTGAAGGTGCCGAAGGTGGCTACTTCCTCTCTGTAACGGTTGAGAGGGTGCCCAGACACATAGAATCCAAGAACAGCTCTCTCCTTGCGAAGGGTTTCCTCTTCTGACCAAGGTTCCGCTTCTGGCAAGGAAGGCTTGAGGCTTTGCTCTCGGGCAAGTTCACCGAAAATGCTCGTCTGGCCGGCGGCCCGTTCCGCCTGTTGCCCCTGCCCAAAGGCCACGGCAGTATCGAGGGCGGCCAGCAGTTGGGCCCGGTGTCCGCCCAAGGAATCCATGGCACCCGCCTGGATGAGGCTTTCCAGGGCCTTCTTGTTGACCACCCGCACGTCCACCCGTTCGCAGAAGTCGAAGAGGTCGGTAAAAGGACCCCCTTGCCGGCGGGCGCGGACAATCTCTTCGATAGCACCCAGCCCCACGTTCTTCACCGCGCCCAGGCCGAAGCGAATCCCCTTCTCGGTGACGACGAACCGCGCCTGGCTCTCATTGACGTCGGGCGGCAGCACAGGGATGTTCATCCGCCGGCACTCGCCGATGAGCTTCACGACACGGTCGGTGTCGCCCATCTCGCTGGTGAGCGTGGCGGCCATGAATTCCGCTGGGTAGTGGGCCTTCAGGTAAGCGGTCTGGTAGGCAACCAGCGCATAGCCCGCGGCATGCGACTTGTTGAAACCATAGCCCGCAAAGCTGACCATCATGTCGAAAATGGAAGTAGCCGTCTGGACGTCTATGCCGCGTTCCTGGGCACCGGCGACGAACCGCTCACGCTGCCGCTCCATCTCTTCGGGGATTTTCTTGCCCATGGCCCGTCGCACCACATCGGCCTCTCCCAGCGAGAAGCCACCGATTTCGTGGCAGATCCGGATGACCTGCTCCTGGTAGATTGCCACGCCGTAGGTCTCTTTCAGGATGGGCTCCAGCAGCGGATGGAGATACTGGATGGGCCTCTGTCCGTGGCGCCGCGCGACAAAGTCCTCGATGGTATCCATCGGCCCGGGACGATACAAGGCGTTCATGGCAATGAGGTCTTCCAAGCGGGACGGCCGCAACCTCTTCAACCACTCGCGCATGCCGGTGCTCTCAAACTGAAAGACCCCGACGGTCCGGCCTTCTGACAGGAGCCGATAGGTCGCCTCATCGTCCAATGGAAGGTTGTCGATGTCGACGTGGACGCCCTTCTCGCGCAGGGCCTTCACCGTGTCGTCGATCACCGTCAAAGTGCGCAGACCCAGCAGGTCGATCTTGAGGAGGCCAATCTTCTCCAAGCTGTCCTTGTCGTATTGGGTGACGACCTCTTGGTCTTTGACACGGTAAAGCGGCACATAGTTGGTCAGCTCCTCCGGTGCAATCACCACCCCGGCCGCGTGCGTCGATGCATGGCGTGCCAGACCCTCCAGCACTAAGGAGTACTCGATGAGCTTCTGGTAGCGCTCGTCGGTGGCGACCAAATCGGCGAGCTCCTTGACAGAATTGAGGGCCTGCTGCAGGGTCATGTTGGGCGAGGCAGGAATAAGCTTGGCAATGCGGTCAACCTCGCTCAGGCTGATCTTCATCACCCGACCCACGTCGCGCACCACTGCCCGCGCCGCCATGGAGCCAAAGGTGATGATCTGGGCGACGTTTTTCTCCCCGTACTTCTTGCGCACGTAGGCGATAACCTCATCGCGTCGCTGGTCGCAGAAGTCAATGTCGATATCGGGAGGGCTCAGACGCTCGGGGTTCAAAAACCTCTCAAAGACCAGGTCGTACTTCAGCGGGTCGATGCGGGTGATGCCCAACACATACGACACGACGCTTCCAGCGGCAGATCCTCTACCCGGCCCAACAGGAATACCGATGCTCCGCGCATAGTCGATAAAGTCCTTGACAATGAGAAAGTAGCTGGCGTAGCCTGCCTCGCGGATGACCTTGAGTTCATGCCGCACCCGCTTTTCGAGCTCCGGCGAAGCAATTCCATAGCAGCGTCGCACCCCTTCCCACACTAGCTTTTCCAGGTACTCATCAAGCGTCGCCGCACGCTCCCCAGGCGGCAGGGCGAAGCGCGGCAGATGTTTGCTCTTCAAATCAAGGAGAACGTTGCACTTTTCCGCTATGGCTACGGTGTTCTCGATGGCCTCGGGGACCTCAGCAAAGAGCGCAGCCATCTCCTCGGCCGACTTGAAGTAGATCTGGTCTGTGGAGTAGCGGAGCCGATCCGGCGAGTCGCGGTCCGCACCAGTTTGCAGGCAAAGGAGGATGTCGTGGGCGGTATAGTGCTCGCGCTTGAGATAGTGAATGTCGTTGGTGGCCACCAGAGGGATGCCAAGCTCGCGGGAAAGCCGCACCAGTTGCTCGCGAACTGCTTGCTCTTCGTCCAGACCGTGGTCTTGGATTTCCAAGTAGAAGTGCTGGTCGAAGATCTCCTGGTACTCCAGAGCCGCACGGCGGGCCTCCTCCCACATTCCCTGGAGCAGCAACCGGCTCACTTCTCCCTGAATACATGCCGAAAGGGCAATCAGCCCTTCGTGATGGGCACGCAGCACCTGTTTGTCGACGCGGGGCTTCTGG from the Calditrichota bacterium genome contains:
- a CDS encoding M23 family metallopeptidase; translation: MKRTLFALLANLAVWSVVVGQSLHWPTDASRLLSSSFCEYRPGRFHAGIDIKTGGAVGYKVFAVRPGYVSRVHVSPFGYGRVLYLVLDTGETAVYAHLQRFMDSIEERVYAEQEKRGRFSVDLYFRPSEFPVQQGQVIAYTGQSGAKAPHLHFELRDRYNCPVNPLLFGFQVQDTRPPVIRRVAFVPMDVNSRVQNDLAPLIRPAKVLNGHRFVLEESVQVWGRVGIAVSCYDQADGAENRFAVYALRLLVDGKEAFRSEYQRFCYEQNRQMLLDREFRLEARGHGDFQRLFRDPNNSLRFYRSRFRSSGILLAGVSEDPSDLCLAVGSHRVTIEASDYAGNVATLSFSLLVTAPGGPVPVLAAAPASKEALVAEADLGEVQFEGPEPGDTSLPFVTFAMQVDSMETEPQSLGLRHRAGRAGRQELVIDHDFYDDYVRLCIRAPRRLIDPPRVVAWHGSEKYSELSSWDIGLGTYVAGLPLDVGLKKSLHVEAVAADAKGDTLLGISSLQLFPITPERGGVVRSADGLSEVRFEGGAVYRPLYARVAEVPLTPTRRAPVVGKAYRFEPNDVPLKGTARLTISLTEPEPRPEQLAIYSVSPKGALAYVGRQGEPQGKQVRCTINRLGTFAVVRDSVPPVIASLQPAVGATLATDRPTLRVEFHDALSGIGGEEAIELLLDGRRVIAEYDPPRRCAFYVPRQPVARGAHRVTATVRDRCGNASTVEHRFFIR
- a CDS encoding glycosyltransferase family 4 protein, coding for MANMSKRVLFVAYYFPPLGMGGVQRAAKFVKYLPEFGWEPVVVTVKDVAYFARDEALAREVEGRRIHRTGSLDPQRLLAIVRGGNEAEGDTNASRGLGSLWKAYETLSKWVFVPDGKVLWLPFAMCRAIRAAKTGRISVVVTTSPPVSAHLVGLVLRWGLGCRWVADFRDQWTGGHLDLSPTRLHAVLNRALERLVLRCVDAVVCVSRELSLSLRDKSGRESLPVAIIPNGYDEQDFRPVPPRRSSTRNIVYCGSISRLADPSNLLKACASLVSRRPEFRRILRVTFVGESIGLDLPGLVARLGLDRLVDCTGYVEHDKAVRFLQEADLLVLLLTGTTSRDVVPGKVFEYLRAGKPILAIVPPGETADLLRGYAPGAVLTDNSVASIEQGLMEVLTRPARTHRVDMLRLQRFERRYLTGQLAEVLNKASGRQEEDSGNLESRALDARAHYERTTKE
- a CDS encoding glucose-1-phosphate thymidylyltransferase, whose product is MKALITSGGKGTRLRPLTHTQNKHLLPIANKPILFNALDFVAEAGIKEVGIVTNAEGLEVREAVGDGSRWGINVTYIPQEAPLGLAHVVKISQDFIGEEPFVFYLGDNMVVGGIKRFIEEFERQKSNCHLTLAKVKDPERFGVPEIKDGRIVRIEEKPKVPKSQYAVAGIYIYDSCIFEAVNNIQPSARGELEISDAHQYLLERGYKVTYSEITGWWKDTGKPQDILEANRLVLEHLQPHIDGSIDEASYVAGAVTIEEGARIIGSHIRGPAIIGKRTVIENSYIGPYTSIQDDCFIRNSEVEFSIVMSHCRILDVGIRIESSLLGYHAEVVRANGIPKTHRFMIGDQSRVEVA
- a CDS encoding ribonuclease HI family protein; this encodes MLIYVDGAARGNPGPAGAGAVLMDAIGKVVAQVSAYLGECTNNVAEYKALELALQKALEMGARAVRVRTDSALMARQLNGQFRVKNGNLVPLHQRVSALVAQFERFAIEEVPREANKKADVLANNAIDAALASERSGS
- a CDS encoding YIP1 family protein; its protein translation is MQWVIGRAKAILLEPRSTWERIKSEELTTSQILSQYVAVLAIVPAAAFYLRFFFSRGRVWVHFLSTAVYFVLCLALARLGARAIEAMARRFEVQGERIDFLKLVAFSLTPAFVGGVFLVIPWLSGLTFLLALYSLYLLYVGIPMLVRCPDEQVLTFSVSGMVVLYVLFVVAYAVPRAMMALF
- a CDS encoding DNA polymerase III subunit alpha, with translation MPEFVHLHTHSHYSLLDGAATIPGLVKTCAEMKMRALALTDHGNMFGAIEFYEQALKAGVIPILGVETYVSPGSSEDRTPQRSGEGNYHLVLLARNLAGYKNLLKLVTHGYVKGFYQKPRVDKQVLRAHHEGLIALSACIQGEVSRLLLQGMWEEARRAALEYQEIFDQHFYLEIQDHGLDEEQAVREQLVRLSRELGIPLVATNDIHYLKREHYTAHDILLCLQTGADRDSPDRLRYSTDQIYFKSAEEMAALFAEVPEAIENTVAIAEKCNVLLDLKSKHLPRFALPPGERAATLDEYLEKLVWEGVRRCYGIASPELEKRVRHELKVIREAGYASYFLIVKDFIDYARSIGIPVGPGRGSAAGSVVSYVLGITRIDPLKYDLVFERFLNPERLSPPDIDIDFCDQRRDEVIAYVRKKYGEKNVAQIITFGSMAARAVVRDVGRVMKISLSEVDRIAKLIPASPNMTLQQALNSVKELADLVATDERYQKLIEYSLVLEGLARHASTHAAGVVIAPEELTNYVPLYRVKDQEVVTQYDKDSLEKIGLLKIDLLGLRTLTVIDDTVKALREKGVHVDIDNLPLDDEATYRLLSEGRTVGVFQFESTGMREWLKRLRPSRLEDLIAMNALYRPGPMDTIEDFVARRHGQRPIQYLHPLLEPILKETYGVAIYQEQVIRICHEIGGFSLGEADVVRRAMGKKIPEEMERQRERFVAGAQERGIDVQTATSIFDMMVSFAGYGFNKSHAAGYALVAYQTAYLKAHYPAEFMAATLTSEMGDTDRVVKLIGECRRMNIPVLPPDVNESQARFVVTEKGIRFGLGAVKNVGLGAIEEIVRARRQGGPFTDLFDFCERVDVRVVNKKALESLIQAGAMDSLGGHRAQLLAALDTAVAFGQGQQAERAAGQTSIFGELAREQSLKPSLPEAEPWSEEETLRKERAVLGFYVSGHPLNRYREEVATFGTFTLDGFEEAQDNTEVRVCGVVTQFSARPDQKGGMTGFFTMEDLTGTGECLMFSSAYERFREFIHVGAMIMVVGRVSNRLEKGAKIICDEIIPLADVAERFGRRLCLRLTPSALNEATAEQVSAVLERYQGDCPVFIGLRTQNGNGLVLRARKVSVSPKVELLETLRKILGRENVWVST